The Chrysemys picta bellii isolate R12L10 unplaced genomic scaffold, ASM1138683v2 scaf496, whole genome shotgun sequence genome contains a region encoding:
- the LOC135978874 gene encoding kinesin-like protein KIF21B, giving the protein MAPAGNVDRGRSLALPCLCACQQIPNAHKDWVCALAFVPGRPMLLSACHGGVVKVWNVENFTPVGEIKGHDSPINAICTNSKHIFTASSDLTVKLWSRRRLLNGPT; this is encoded by the exons ATGGCCCCGGCTGGCAACGTGGATCGTGGGCGCTCACTGGCTCtgccctgtctctgtgcctgccaGCAAATCCCCAACGCGCACAAGGACTGGGTCTGCGCCCTGGCCTTTGTCCCCGGCCGCCCCATGCTGCTGAGCGCCTGCCACGGGGGCGTGGTGAAGGTCTGGAACGTGGAGAACTTCACGCCCGTTGGGGAGATCAAGGGCCACGACAGCCCCATCAATGCCATCTGCACCAATTCCAAGCACATATTCACTGCTTCCAG cgaCCTGACAGTGAAGCTCTGGAGTAGGAGAAGATTGCTGAACGGCCCGACCTAG